The segment ggcggggagcgTAAGCCTCGGCCGGCGCAGGATCATGTGCTCAAGTGCCCGCGGTGCGACTCCACCAACACCAAGTTCTGCTACTACAACAACCACCGTATGTCGCAGCCGCGCTACTTCTGCAAGGCCTGCCGCCGCTACTGGACTCAAGGCGGCTCCCTCCGCAACGTCCCCGTCGGTGGAGGATGCCGCAAGAACAAGCGCTCATCcggctcgtcctcctcctcggcatcATCCTTGCCGTCGTCCAGCTCAAGCTCCACTAAGATGACTAGCCAGCAGCTGGTGCCGGGACAACCCACGGTTCCTGTCTCGACGGACTTCCCCAACGTGCTCCCGACATTTATGTCGACCGGCTTCGAGCTCCCCAGCGACTACATGCCCTTGGCACCGCTGTCCTTGTCCAACTCCAACCCACCTCCGGCGCTGGCTACGGGTTCTGGGACGACGGCGTCATTTCTGGACATACTGAGAGGAGGGTTTCTTGATGGCAACCATCAGAGCAGCGGCTTCTACGGCCCTACGACCAACGGGATGGTGatgccgctgctgctgccgccgtcaTTTGGACTTGGTGTGATGCAGCATCAGCATGGGGTGGGTGACGGTGGCGGCGCAACTGCTGCTACACACGGGCAGTGGCCGACACAGCATGGGA is part of the Phragmites australis chromosome 12, lpPhrAust1.1, whole genome shotgun sequence genome and harbors:
- the LOC133887219 gene encoding dof zinc finger protein PBF-like, translating into MGTAVATPQTAASGGGERKPRPAQDHVLKCPRCDSTNTKFCYYNNHRMSQPRYFCKACRRYWTQGGSLRNVPVGGGCRKNKRSSGSSSSSASSLPSSSSSSTKMTSQQLVPGQPTVPVSTDFPNVLPTFMSTGFELPSDYMPLAPLSLSNSNPPPALATGSGTTASFLDILRGGFLDGNHQSSGFYGPTTNGMVMPLLLPPSFGLGVMQHQHGVGDGGGATAATHGQWPTQHGTNTGDVAGSAGLLQVVGDDGAHHDQQQLGLGNSNDVMAAAQVGTATGTTAMAAVRVPDTSGASPATANNWLIIRGRQEREASSILIAAPSN